One genomic window of Coffea eugenioides isolate CCC68of chromosome 1, Ceug_1.0, whole genome shotgun sequence includes the following:
- the LOC113772162 gene encoding putative late blight resistance protein homolog R1A-10, producing MTGHVLRPEPPNLNLPLRSPKYRCSRSEVAVLTKTEKKKKGSEAVPFSEFLLSNQQSNPSAQMGTSNYLYSLLETLENPEIERDLDVVWLKEFRPELRLLRTYLLCAREWSRDLKLSESHGNSSSELASVKSSMSGLEAAINEYAQELRYTFLRSKRSRVGSKNLMLMLLDVEWTIKTLRQQIGDLFITLRNCSFLQTFCRPVGDEVTELVDSVLKNLTDFVRKVGCDDRVQVLQEPIKDLHDKLSFLRNLIRFVILRGVAGEQRQLVDVLSHIKIVAVNAAGLTYMYWDDGKDGEICNQLQVSISELLQKVNPTHAQVREIYIQVLIASNSSWSSYTLTDEMHNQLLGDTVDSLLGNLWELLKCTTSLMASRMDQISAVWEGLRFLRTIIKNQQQKFGQMYEKVKEIVPAAVNEAGFVMSSLYMHEMEVDLLIFPLQDKIRIIEAELAANSTEAAAFDSPSIMVEEFKRGKAGLLEINNNEHSSEALKAAKLSTVLRSQGTPSMFNQEVVGYKDEAEQLICQLTRGSKQLDIVSIVGMPGQGKTTLANKVYRDALITCHFHVRVWCCISQVYQKRDVLLEILACIEPERFDWGMMHEDDLAEVLYRSLKGNRYLLVLDDIWDIKAWNCLERSFPNDANGSRILLTSRIHNLALEAKPTAKSLPLRQLTDDESWELLQKKLAERNGHPPVKSVLGRHIAKGCKGLPLTIVIIAGVLATLDQDGWEEVAEMLSSKVVCGTEQCMDILELSYIHLPKHLKPCLLYFGAFLENQEIPIWRLMRMWIAEGFVHKTDLKSLEDTAEDYIMDLIGRSLVIVSKQKSTGTVKACRIHDLLHEFCVTKAKEQKFIKLRHCYAEILNFDEPSSTHRLFVYTNGENFERSRLFCPLLRTLLVSAQSHEPKIQSNFHFVVRIFKLLRVLDFVKINLGSIFPGEIALLVQLKFLAVRGTMK from the coding sequence ATGACGGGCCACGTCCTCCGCCCAGAGCCACCCAACTTGAATTTGCCACTCCGAAGTCCAAAGTATAGATGTTCAAGATCTGAAGTTGCAGTTCTGACaaagacagaaaaaaaaaaaaaaggatctgAAGCCGTTCCATTTTCTGAATTTCTGTTGAGCAATCAGCAATCCAATCCTTCAGCTCAGATGGGCACCTCGAATTACTTGTATTCACTCTTGGAGACTCTAGAAAATCCAGAAATCGAAAGGGATCTAGATGTTGTTTGGCTCAAGGAATTCAGACCTGAGCTCCGGCTTTTGAGAACATATCTTCTGTGCGCTAGAGAATGGAGCAGAGACCTGAAACTTTCAGAATCTCATGGTAACAGTAGTAGTGAACTCGCAAGTGTGAAATCTTCAATGTCTGGACTTGAAGCTGCCATCAATGAGTACGCACAGGAGTTGCGATATACTTTTCTCAGATCAAAACGAAGCAGAGTAGGGAGTAAAAATTTGATGCTGATGCTGCTGGATGTTGAATGGACCATCAAAACTTTGAGGCAACAAATTGGTGATCTGTTCATCACTTTGCGGAATTGCTCGTTCTTACAAACCTTCTGCCGTCCAGTTGGAGATGAAGTAACCGAACTTGTTGATTCCGTGCTGAAGAATCTGACGGATTTTGTGAGAAAAGTAGGATGTGACGATCGGGTTCAGGTTTTGCAAGAACCAATCAAAGACCTCCATGACAAGCTGAGTTTCTTGCGAAATCTAATTCGGTTTGTTATATTGCGAGGTGTTGCTGGTGAGCAGAGACAGTTGGTTGATGTCCTATCTCACATTAAGATTGTGGCAGTAAATGCAGCAGGCCTCACTTACATGTACTGGGATGATGGAAAGGATGGAGAAATTTGCAACCAGCTGCAGGTTAGCATTTCCGAACTGCTGCAGAAGGTCAATCCCACTCATGCCCAAGTCCGTGAGATTTATATCCAAGTCCTGATAGCTTCAAATTCGTCATGGTCTTCATATACTCTGACTGATGAGATGCATAATCAATTGTTGGGGGATACTGTTGATTCTCTCCTTGGTAATCTTTGGGAGCTACTGAAATGCACTACCAGTTTAATGGCTTCTAGGATGGATCAAATCAGTGCAGTATGGGAGGGACTGAGATTCTTGAGAACCATTATCAAAAACCAGCAACAGAAGTTTGGTCAGATGTATGAAAAGGTGAAGGAGATTGTTCCGGCTGCAGTCAATGAGGCAGGATTTGTAATGTCCTCACTGTATATGCATGAAATGGAAGTGGATCTTCTGATCTTTCCTTTGCAAGACAAGATTAGGATTATCGAGGCAGAACTTGCAGCTAATTCTACAGAAGCGGCAGCATTTGATTCTCCGAGTATCATGGTAGAAGAGTTTAAGCGTGGTAAAGCGGGGCTTTTGGAGATTAATAACAATGAGCACAGTTCTGAAGCCCTGAAAGCTGCCAAACTTTCAACTGTGTTGCGGTCACAAGGGACACCCTCCATGTTCAATCAAGAAGTGGTGGGATACAAAGATGAGGCAGAACAGTTAATCTGTCAACTTACCAGAGGATCAAAACAGTTGGACATTGTGTCTATTGTTGGCATGCCAGGACAGGGTAAGACAACTTTAGCTAACAAAGTCTACCGTGATGCTTTAATTACATGCCATTTCCATGTTCGTGTTTGGTGCTGTATTTCTCAAGTATATCAAAAGCGAGATGTGTTATTGGAGATTTTGGCTTGTATTGAGCCTGAGAGGTTTGATTGGGGTATGATGCATGAAGATGATCTTGCTGAAGTTTTGTACAGAAGTTTGAAGGGAAACAGGTATCTCCTAGTTTTGGATGACATTTGGGACATTAAGGCATGGAATTGTCTGGAAAGATCATTCCCAAATGATGCTAATGGAAGTAGAATTCTTTTAACGAGCCGAATTCATAACTTAGCTTTGGAAGCCAAACCAACGGCTAAATCTCTCCCTCTTCGCCAACTCACTGACGATGAGAGCTGGGAATTATTACAGAAGAAGCTAGCAGAAAGAAACGGCCATCCTCCAGTGAAAAGTGTTTTGGGGCGGCATATAGCTAAAGGTTGTAAAGGACTACCTTTAACAATTGTCATCATAGCAGGAGTTCTTGCAACTTTAGACCAAGATGGTTGGGAAGAAGTGGCAGAGATGCTAAGCTCAAAAGTTGTTTGCGGTACAGAACAATGCATGGATATATTAGAGTTGAGCTACATACATTTACCAAAGCATTTGAAGCCATGCCTTCTTTACTTTGGGGCATTTCTAGAAAACCAAGAAATTCCTATCTGGAGGTTGATGCGGATGTGGATAGCGGAAGGATTCGTACACAAGACTGACCTAAAGAGCCTGGAGGACACTGCTGAGGACTATATAATGGATCTAATTGGTAGAAGCTTGGTTATCGTTAGTAAACAGAAATCCACAGGTACAGTGAAAGCTTGCCGCATTCACGATTTGCTTCACGAATTTTGTGTGACAAAAGCTAAAGAGCAGAAATTTATCAAGTTGAGGCATTGTTATGCTGAAATTCTTAATTTTGATGAGCCAAGCAGCACCCATCGATTGTTTGTTTACACCAATGGGGAGAACTTTGAGAGGTCAAGGCTGTTTTGTCCCCTTCTACGTACTCTCTTGGTCTCTGCTCAATCTCACGAACCTAAAATTCAAAGCAATTTCCATTTCGTTGTTCGGATTTTCAAACTTCTTAGAGTGTTGGATTTTGTGAAAATTAATCTGGGTTCCATTTTTCCTGGCGAAATAGCATTGCTTGTTCAGTTAAAATTCTTGGCAGTTCGAGGCACCATGAAATAG
- the LOC113752299 gene encoding putative late blight resistance protein homolog R1B-23 isoform X2 — MEEGEFPKLRFLKLVSLRIVRWTGSGDHLPCLQKLVMERCGKLEELPSCLGYIPTLEKIEVRQCRPFVRSLVHEIGEEQMRGGNEDLKILILEEIEDSSSSDSVDGRYVLL, encoded by the exons ATGGAAGAAGGGGAATTCCCTAAACTCAGGTTTCTAAAATTGGTTTCCTTGCGCATTGTGAGATGGACAGGCTCAGGTGATCATCTTCCTTGTCTTCAGAAATTAGTCATGGAACGCTGTGGAAAATTGGAAGAGCTCCCTTCATGTTTAGGGTATATTCCGACTCTTGAAAAGATTGAGGTGCGTCAGTGTCGACCCTTTGTACGAAGTTTAGTCCACGAGATAGGGGAAGAACAGATGAGAGGGGGAAATGAGGatctgaagatccttatcttagAGGAGATTGAGGATTCATCTTCATCAGATTCAGTTGATGGGAGATATGTTCTTTT GTAG
- the LOC113752299 gene encoding putative late blight resistance protein homolog R1B-16 isoform X1: protein MEEGEFPKLRFLKLVSLRIVRWTGSGDHLPCLQKLVMERCGKLEELPSCLGYIPTLEKIEVRQCRPFVRSLVHEIGEEQMRGGNEDLKILILEEIEDSSSSDSVDGRYVLLRSAKSIVAEACEFQTCL, encoded by the exons ATGGAAGAAGGGGAATTCCCTAAACTCAGGTTTCTAAAATTGGTTTCCTTGCGCATTGTGAGATGGACAGGCTCAGGTGATCATCTTCCTTGTCTTCAGAAATTAGTCATGGAACGCTGTGGAAAATTGGAAGAGCTCCCTTCATGTTTAGGGTATATTCCGACTCTTGAAAAGATTGAGGTGCGTCAGTGTCGACCCTTTGTACGAAGTTTAGTCCACGAGATAGGGGAAGAACAGATGAGAGGGGGAAATGAGGatctgaagatccttatcttagAGGAGATTGAGGATTCATCTTCATCAGATTCAGTTGATGGGAGATATGTTCTTTT GAGGAGCGCAAAATCAATTGTGGCAGAAGCTTGTGAATTTCAGACATGTCTCTGA